In the genome of Streptomyces sp. Tu 3180, the window GCTGCCCGGAGGCGACGTAGAGGGCGATGTCACGGGGGCGGAGGTAGAAGAACTCGACGTCGTTCGCCGGGTCGACGATCCGCAGTTCCTTGGACTCGCGGCGCTGCCGGTAGCCGGCCTCATGCAGCATCTCCGCCGCAGGGCCGGACAGTGAACCCTTGTTGGGGACGGCGATGCGCAGCATGAGGTCGGCTTCCTTCTGTGGGGAGGGCTGTTGCGGGGGCTTCGGGTTCACAGGTGGGCGTAGACGTCGTCGAGGGAGATGCCGCGGGCGACCATCATCACCTGGACGTGGTACAGCAGCTGCGAGATCTCCTCGGCCGCCGCCTCCTTGCCCTCGTACTCGGCGGCCATCCAGACCTCGGCGGCCTCCTCGACGACCTTCTTGCCGATGGCATGGACGCCCTTGTCCACCAGCTCGGCGGTGCGGGAGGTGGCGGGGTCGCCGTGAGCGGCCTTGTGCTGGAGCTCGGTGAAGAGCTCCTCGAACGTCTTCTTGGACATGGTGGTCCTTACCCTACGCGGTGACGGGGACTGCTCACCGCCAGGGTTCGGACACCGAACGCAGGCAGGCCGCGGTCGCCACCGCCGCGGTGACCGCCTCGTGCCCCTTGTCCTCGCTGGAACCGGGCAGTCCGGCGCGGTCCAGGGCCTGCTCCTCGTTGTCGCAGGTGAGCAGACCGAAGCCGACGGGCACACCGGTGTCGACCGACACCTGGGTGAGGCCCTGGGTGACGCCCTGGCACACGTAGTCGAAGTGGGGCGTGCCGCCCCGGATGACGACGCCGAGGGCGACGACCGCGTCGTAGCCCCGGCCGGCCAGGACCTTGGCGACGACCGGGAGCTCCCAGCTGCCGGGGACCCTGAGCAGGGTCGGCTCGTCGATGCCCAGGTCGTGCAGGGCGCGCAGGGCGCCGTCCACCAGTCCGTCCATCACCTTCTCGTGCCACTGCGCCGCGATGACGGCGACCCGCAGGTCACCCACATTGCGTACGGACAACTCCGGTGCACCCTTGCCGCTCACGTGTCTCCTCGGTGGTTCTCTCTACTGGTTGCCGCAGGCGGGCACGGTCGGCGTGTCCAGCCAGGGCAGGTCGTGGCCCATCCGGTCCCGCTTGGTGCGCAGGTAGCGGAGGTTGTGCTCGCCCGCGGTGACGGGCATCGGCTCGCGTCCGGTGACCTCGATGCCGTGCCGGCCGAGCGCGTCGGACTTGTCGGGGTTGTTGGTCATCAGGCGGACGCCGCGCACCCCGAGGTCGGCGAGGATCTGCGCGCCGGCGCCGTAGTCGCGGGCGTCGGCGGGCAGGCCGAGTTCGAGGTTGGCGTCGAGGGTGTCCCGGCCGCGCTCCTGGAGCTCGTAGGCGCGCAGCTTGGACATCAGGCCGATGCCGCGCCCCTCGTGCCCGCGCAGGTAGACCACCACGCCCCGGCCCTCGGCCTGGATGCGGTCGAGGGAGGCGTCCAGCTGGGGCCCGCAGTCGCAGCGCTGGGAGCCGAAGACGTCGCCGGTGAGGCATTCGGAGTGGACGCGGACGAGGACGTCCTGGCCGTCGCCGATCTCGCCGTGGACGAGGGCGACGTGCTCCACGCCGTCGACGGTGGAGCGGTAGCCGTACGCCGTGAAGGTGCCGTGCGAGGTCGGCAGGCGGACCTCGGCCTCGCGGCGGACGGTGGGCTCGGAGCTGCGGCGGTAGGCGATCAGGTCCTCGATGGAGATGATCGTCAGGCCGTGCTTGCGGGCGAACGGGATCAGCTCGGGCAGCCGGAGCATGGTGCCGTCCTCGCCGGCGATCTCGACGATGGCGCCGGCCGGGCGCAGCCCGGCGAGGCGGGCGAGGTCGACGGCCGCCTCGGTGTGGCCGTTGCGCACGAGCACGCCGCCCTCGCGGGCGCGCAGCGGGAAGACGTGGCCGGGGCGGACGAAGTCGGCGGGTCCGGCGGTGCCGCCGGCCAGCAGCCGGAGCGTGGTGGCGCGGTCGGCGGCCGAGATGCCGGTGGTCACGCCGTGGGCGGCGGAGGCGTCCACGGAGACGGTGAACGCGGTCCGCATCGACTCGGTGTTGTCCTCCACCATCTGGGGGAGCCGCAGCCGGTCCAGCTCGTCGCCCTCCATGGGGGCGCAGATCAGACCGCGGCACTCGCTCATCATGAAGGCGACGATCTCGGGGTGGCCTTCTCGGCGGCGATGACGAGATCGCCCTCGTTCTCGCGGTCCTCGTCGTCGACGACCACGACCGGGCGGCCGGCCGCGATGTCGGCGATGGCCTGTTCGACCGGGTCGAGGGCGAGGTCCTCGGCGCCGTCGGTGGGGTAGAGGACGGGTGCCGCGGTCATGCGGGCGCTCCTTCCAGTGCGGGCCGCGCGTCGCGGGAGCGCAGCCACCAGTCGCGCAGGCCCCACAGGACCAGCGCGCCGTAGATGACGTAGACGAAGCCGGAGAAGGCGAAGCCGTTGGCGAAGTTCAGGGGGACGCCGACGAGGTCGACGAGCAGCCAGGCGAACCAGAACTCGACCATGCCGCGGGCCTGGGCGTACATGGCGACGATCGTGCCGACGAAGATGTAGGCGTCGGGCCAGGGGTCCCAGGACAGGGACGGGTGGAGGGTGAACAGCCCGCCGACGGCGAGGGTGCCGACGGCCGCGGCGCCCACCAGCAGGATCCGTTCGAAGGGGGTGGCGAAGCGGATCGCGACGGAGCCGTCCTGCGCCTGCCGGCGGCCGCGGTTCCACTGCCAGAAGCCCCAGGCGGCGACGAGCATCACGACGACCTGCTTGCCGGCGCTGCCGGAGAGGTGGGCGGTGGCGAAGGCCGCGAAGAGGATCAGACCGGAGACGAACTGGGCGGGCCAGGTCCAGATCGAGCGGCGCCAGCCGAGGGCGAGGGCGACCAGGCCGATCACGTTGCCGATCATGTCCGACCACTTGATGTGCTGGCCGAAGAGGGTGAAGGCCTCGGAGTTGAGCCAGTTCACTTGGCCGCCCCCTCACCGAGGGCCCGGTCGCCGATCATCCGCTCGACGTACTTGGCGATGACGTCCACCTCGAGGTTGACCGGGTCGCCGGGCTGCTTGAGGCCGAGGGTGGTCAGGGCGAGGGTGGTGGGGATCAGGCTGACGGTGAAGAAGTCGGGTCCGGCGTCGACGACGGTGAGGCTGATGCCGTCGACGGTGACGGAGCCCTTCTCCACGACGTAGCGGGAGAGGTCCGCGGGGAGGGAGATCTTCACGACCTCCCAGTTCTCGGACGGCTTGCGCTCGAGGATCTCGCCGGTGCCGTCGACGTGCCCCTGCACGATGTGGCCGCCGAGGCGGGCGCCCAGGGCCATGGGGCGTTCGAGGTTGACGCGGGAGCCGACGGCGAGGGCGCCGAGGCTGGAGCGGTTCAGGGTCTCGGCCATCACGTCGGCGGTGAACTCGTCGCCCTCGTGCTCGACGACCGTGAGGCAGACGCCGTTGACGGCGATGGAGTCACCGTGCTTCGCGCCCTCGGTGACGACGGGGCCGCGCAGCCGGAAGCGACAGGCGTCGTCGAGGGTCTCGACGGCGGTGACCTCGCCCAGCTCTTCGACGATTCCGGTGAACACTTCCCGGGTCCTCCTGCCTCTTCGGGCACGGACTCCGGGGCTGTCGATGACGACAGACTACGGGCGAGGACACCGGGAACGACGCCGGACAGAGTTCGCCCCGACGGCGAACCGGTACGGCAGCGCGCATGGATGCCCGCCCGCCGCGCACTGCCTCCCATCCGGACTTTAACCGTCGGTCCAGGAATTTCACCTGGTCAACCGGCCGCTGGAGGCGACCGGGTCGCGGACTGTAACCGCCGGTTCGGACTTTCACCGACCCCGGAGTGCGCTGCTACTGGTACAGGGCCAGTGTGCCACGCCCGGTCGCCGTCCATGCGGACGGGGGGTGTGGGGTGGCTCACAACCGGTGACGCCCGGCGCGCCGGGCGGGGTGCGGGGAGCCGGCTCCCGGTCCGCCCGGCGGAGCCCGGGGTCCAACTCCCGCCCCGTCGTCCGCGTTTGACGGACCGCGAGATTGGTCCATACCTATTGACGCTGTGGTCTAGTCCTCTTAGGGTCTGCGCCAACTTCCGTGGAGAGGAACCCACCGTGCCGTCCCCCTCACGTCCCGGGGCGAGACCTGCCCTGCTCGCCTCCGCCGCCGCCGTCGCGGGCCTGCTGCTCGCGGCCCTGCCGGCGACCGTCTCGCACGCCGCCGACCAGGAGTCCTGCCGTCCCGACGGCCTGTACCGGACCCCGGGTGTGGAGGTCCCGTACTGCTCGGTGTACGACTCGGCCGGGCGGGAGAGGATGGGCGCCGACCACCAGCGCCGGGTGATCGGCTACTTCACCGGCTGGCGGACCGGCAAGGACGGAAAGCCCGCCTACCTCGCGTCCGACATCCCGTGGGACAGGATCACCCACGTCAACTACGCGTTCGCGCACATCGACAAGGGCAACAGGATCTCCGTCGGCGCCGACGGCCCCGCCAACCCGGCGACCGGCATGACCTGGCCGGGCGTGGCCGGCGCGGAGATGGACCCGGGTCTCCCCTACCAGGGCCACTTCAACCTGCTCAACAAGTTCAAGAAGCAGCACCCGGACGTCAAGACGCTGATCTCGGTGGGCGGTTGGGCCGAGACCGGCGGCTACTTCGACGACGGCGGCAACCGCGTGGACTCCGGCGGCTTCTACTCGATGGCCACCCACGCCGACGGCTCGGTCAACCAGGCCGGCATCGACACCTTCGCCGACTCGGCGGTCGCCTTCGTCCGCGAGTACGGCTTCAACGGCGTCGACATCGACTACGAGTACCCGACGACCATGAAGGACGCGGGCAACCCGCTCGACTGGTCCCTCGCCAACGGCCGCCGGGCCGGGCTGGTCAAGGGCTACGCCGCGCTGATGAGGACGCTGCGCGAGAAGCTGGACCGCGCGGGCACGGCCGACGGCAGGCACTAC includes:
- a CDS encoding phosphoribosyl-ATP diphosphatase — encoded protein: MSKKTFEELFTELQHKAAHGDPATSRTAELVDKGVHAIGKKVVEEAAEVWMAAEYEGKEAAAEEISQLLYHVQVMMVARGISLDDVYAHL
- the ribH gene encoding 6,7-dimethyl-8-ribityllumazine synthase — its product is MSGKGAPELSVRNVGDLRVAVIAAQWHEKVMDGLVDGALRALHDLGIDEPTLLRVPGSWELPVVAKVLAGRGYDAVVALGVVIRGGTPHFDYVCQGVTQGLTQVSVDTGVPVGFGLLTCDNEEQALDRAGLPGSSEDKGHEAVTAAVATAACLRSVSEPWR
- a CDS encoding nicotinamide mononucleotide transporter family protein, whose amino-acid sequence is MNWLNSEAFTLFGQHIKWSDMIGNVIGLVALALGWRRSIWTWPAQFVSGLILFAAFATAHLSGSAGKQVVVMLVAAWGFWQWNRGRRQAQDGSVAIRFATPFERILLVGAAAVGTLAVGGLFTLHPSLSWDPWPDAYIFVGTIVAMYAQARGMVEFWFAWLLVDLVGVPLNFANGFAFSGFVYVIYGALVLWGLRDWWLRSRDARPALEGAPA
- a CDS encoding riboflavin synthase; this encodes MFTGIVEELGEVTAVETLDDACRFRLRGPVVTEGAKHGDSIAVNGVCLTVVEHEGDEFTADVMAETLNRSSLGALAVGSRVNLERPMALGARLGGHIVQGHVDGTGEILERKPSENWEVVKISLPADLSRYVVEKGSVTVDGISLTVVDAGPDFFTVSLIPTTLALTTLGLKQPGDPVNLEVDVIAKYVERMIGDRALGEGAAK